The DNA region gtgtttttcaataatttgcagcctgaaacggtgatgagatagacatttggtgtcaaagggacttttatgtaaaattagacgcccgatttgatgacatactcagaattccgaaaaaacgtatttttcatcgaaaaaaaacactaaaaaagtaaaaacactTTTCTAGTGTTTTATTCGATgacaaatacgtttttttggaactctgagtacgccatcaaattgggcgtctaattttacataaaagtccctttgacaccaaatgtctatctcatcaccgtttcaggctgcacattattgaaaaacacctctttcgcatgttcaaaaatggagggTCGCCCACCGTCAcggatatcaaaaaacggacctcggattcgtgatcagggacaaaagttaccccttagaacaaagtttcacgcaaatccaagaggggtcggggcaactactGTGTgatttggcggagaattacccaataataATAACAGGTTCTTTAGGTTTATTGTGCTTTGAATGCTGCTTTTCCCAACACTGCCTATCATCCAGACACCCTTCGGGAGGGCAGAGGAAGTGTCCCAAGATGCAATGTAACACAAACATATAGGCAACAACATGGTGTAGCTTCATTTGCGTTACCCATTTACACAGATACGTAAATTGGATAGATTGCATCGCCAACAGCCCCGTAGTGCGATGTTCTGCGATGCACGAAGCGATGTACGTGGCTTCTTCAGCTACGGGGTTCAGCTAGCTTCAGGATGCCAAGATGGTACAGTTACTTCCGTCATTTGATGAGAAACTTTAAGGTATAGATACAGGGAGGAGTAGGAAGAAGGAGACTACTGGCAAGGTGCTAATCGATAGCTGCTCAAGCTGGAAATCAGGTCTCCCTAATTGGAAAAGGTATGGCTTGGGAATGTTTCGCTGTGGTTCAGCTGTGCAAATGAAGTTCACTTATAGTTATCTTTAATTAAGACTACCTTCAGTGGGGCAATGTATTTAATCTATGTGCTTtcactacaaaaaaaatcgagactTCAGTGTAACTAATCGCTCAACAGAACGTTCTTTAAAAGTCATCATACGGCTCTCGTTTTCATTCGACCCAATACTACCAGTCAGGAGTGGGCCCGCTCTACTTTTTGCCAGAAGTCATCGCTCGTCCTCCAGTCAAGCCGCTTCTGGCAAGCTTCTCGTGCAAGTACAGCTCTGTCTGGCTGTTGGGGATTCAAAAGCCACTTCCAGTCAGCTGCAGCAGGTTGGGGGTTGGCTCTATTGTTGCCGTCATCCGATTCCCTCCTCTAGAGAGTGCAAGGGCAATGAACGTTACGTTCTTGTTTCACCATCGAGAATTACGGTGGAACAAAAGTAAAAAGAGTTGCCAATCCAAGACTTCAATTTCGAGGCATGGAATTTGTGCGCTGGAAAAACGGGCGTTACAAATGTAAAATCTCCCGTTGGATGGATTGCTCCCCGGTGGCGGACGTCACGTCAATTCACACGAGCGCAGAATGTTCACCCCCTCTCCGTTGACTGTTCCACCGATTCACCTGTTCAATCCCACGTGAAATGATTGAGTGACTGGGTGCAAGCCGTACATGTTTCCCTGGGAGAGGCCGGCGTCAGAAGTGGGatcggggtttttttttcacttgtcCTCTTCACTATCCTCTCCGGTTGTTCTCTGGggattcaattttgaaatttagtatttttcaggCTAATGAATagcttaaataaaaattttcttaacatacaaataaaattaacaaatggTAATGAAATGCTACACTTTCTTCTTATATTtcctttttaagaattttaatgtcAATTTTTCACAAAGACCCCATCAGCAGGTACCAGTGCGGAATTGATGAATGAAACTGTGTATGTGTGAGAGGGATCCTCCGGTGATGAATCGAATCGGTAGAACAACTGCCCACCAGAACGTGTGCAGAGCCAGCAGCAGTGCAATACGATCCTACCCCGGCGATGGCGTTGACTCTGCCGTGTGGTCTAGCGTTTCCAGGGCTTCCACAATCACAAGCGATTCTGCTGGTGGGAATTTGCAGCTCACCACTGTCGCACAGCATGAATGAGTTGTTAAGTCGAGCCCTCTTCCGGGCGACCCAGACAGGCAGCGAAGGGCCTTTGTAATTTAGATTGGTTTCGTCAAATTTCTCGGTTTGACCCAAAGTGTGCTGGAGGTGCAATTTTCCGGGAGTTATCGATTGCGTTCGGTTTGCTGGCGAATGATGATGACCACGACGGTTTGGTTACAATTCTTAACTATTTATTCAACAACCAATCCAAAACAATTGACCTCACTTTTCCTCACACCACTCGTTCTCCAATCGGACTTGTTCCTCTTCGCCAGCCGTGAAATCATTCGTTATTTTAAACGTCTGCCTTACTTCCTCCACATTCTTCCCCTTGATCATATTCGCCACAGTCTTACACGCCACATCCAGCAGTCCCCGCATGTCCAGGTAATTCGCGGCCAGCATCACCTCGAACAGCATTCCCTGGTCGACCTTCAGGAAGTCCGCGTCCCACGATCCGATGTCATCCGTTCGTTTCTCCTTGCTTTGGAATTCCTCCTCCTCGGCCAGTTCCACGTCGTCGTCATCTTTGTGGTAATTTGCCCACTGAAGAACCTTTCCCAGGATGGCCGAATTGACCTGCGGTACAGGGATTACGGGTTGCTCTCCAGAAGTGGTGGTTTCGTCGATGCCCAGATCCTCCAGCATGTTCCGGAGCATGCCGGAACACTTGACTGCTACAGCAACCTCGATGGGGAATAGTTGACCGTCTGAAGATTGGAGGTGGATGGTGggcattttcacttttttttttaatttttgagagcGATTCTAAGCAGATGTGTGAACACTTTGAATTCGGGAGTAGAACTGATGCAGTGCGAAAGAACGGGTTTGAAGACCTTTACTACTTTGTAAAGGTGGAATAAATGTCATCGCATTAATTGCATTTAGTTACGCAATAAGAAAGGTGCCGAGAATCATTCGAAGATGCATTTAACcgctttaaatttatttttttaatgaaaaatatatgGAATACTTCTTGGTAGAAAAGTGTTGTAGCgtcgtttttaaaataattaaactgTATCTATAAAAACTGATCAAAAAGATTAGTTAAATACTctctttgaaacatttttcactaagaatagtaaatttattttcaaaatttaaagttatGAGTGTTaataaaacagattaaaaatacttttaaaatattgttcattatGAACCAACTCTATCATTCTGTTTAATCATCAGTTTTTTAAGCGTAGGctgattctagaacttttttcaaattatatcatgagtcctgcctcggtggagtcgctggtaggcagttggactaacaatccaaaggtcgtcagtttgaatcccggggtggatggaagctatggtgtaaaaagaggtttgcaattgcctcaacaatcaatccTTCGGACACCTGGTTTCGAATAggaatcgagaacgccaaagcaatgctgtagagcgaataatttgatttgattttgaatgatttttttgattctttgagcatattatttttcaaaatttctgccaGATTTTGCATTGTTTCAAACATAGAAAgatctttgaaattattaagTAAACAAGAATTTcagtaatttgataattttttcttcaatttcattaaaaatgttttaaaggtTTGATTGAGTACTgtattatttcaacaaaaaaaaacgagtagTAGTATTCTAATCAAACCATGCTTAATTTTACCTCAGCGTAGCCATCCTTTCAAAAGCATCCTTCTTTTCtaaacggccaggccaactgcgtaaagttaaccgcaaaaaagtttcgttgaattggattgagcaTTAGTACTTATGCAAAAAGAAacgttttcattatttttttttacgaattaccttgtt from Culex quinquefasciatus strain JHB chromosome 3, VPISU_Cqui_1.0_pri_paternal, whole genome shotgun sequence includes:
- the LOC6047198 gene encoding S-phase kinase-associated protein 1, yielding MPTIHLQSSDGQLFPIEVAVAVKCSGMLRNMLEDLGIDETTTSGEQPVIPVPQVNSAILGKVLQWANYHKDDDDVELAEEEEFQSKEKRTDDIGSWDADFLKVDQGMLFEVMLAANYLDMRGLLDVACKTVANMIKGKNVEEVRQTFKITNDFTAGEEEQVRLENEWCEEK